A stretch of the Leguminivora glycinivorella isolate SPB_JAAS2020 chromosome 2, LegGlyc_1.1, whole genome shotgun sequence genome encodes the following:
- the LOC125242370 gene encoding esterase AGAP003155, giving the protein MSQEQMSEENSNSNMSEVLTEKVKENSKEARKRLKILAFHGYRQNGAVFRAKIGSFRKAVAKYAQLTFLSAPHRVLTEDGGGEEDSRSWWFNAEDNTFSGKCLGGPALGFEATLRVVERAVAAHGPFHGLMGFSQGACLVGLLAAMQQKGYLPYTFNFAIFASGFRSGSLVHKGFYDEEINLPSLHVYGEGDSIIPKEMSESLISLFVKPVVAEHSGGHYVACSGSTKDAYQDFLHDRCQDLLEDQQDAPAIQPKEEDMR; this is encoded by the exons ATGTCTCAAGAGCAAATGTCGGAGGAGAACTCCAACTCCAACATGAGCGAAGTGCTGACGGAGAAGGTGAAGGAGAACTCGAAGGAGGCGCGGAAGCGGCTGAAGATCCTGGCGTTCCACGGGTACCGGCAGAACGGCGCCGTGTTCCGCGCCAAGATCGGCTCCTTCCGCAAGGCCGTGGCCAAGTACGCGCAACTCACCTTCCTGTCCGCGCCGCACCGCGTGCTCACCGAGGACGGCGGCGGGGAGGAAG ACTCGCGGTCATGGTGGTTTAACGCGGAAGACAACACGTTCAGCGGCAAGTGCCTCGGCGGGCCGGCGCTCGGCTTCGAGGCCACGCTGCGCGTCGTGGAGCGCGCCGTGGCCGCGCACGGGCCCTTCCACGGCCTCATGGGCTTCTCGCAGGGCGCCTGTCTAGTGGGGCTGCTAGCCGCCATGCAGCAGAAGGGGT ACTTGCCTTACACATTCAACTTCGCGATCTTCGCGTCGGGCTTCCGGTCGGGCAGCCTCGTGCACAAGGGCTTCTACGACGAGGAGATCAACCTCCCCTCGCTGCACGTCTACGGCGAGGGCGACTCCATCATACCAAAGG AAATGAGCGAGTCGCTAATAAGCCTGTTCGTGAAGCCTGTGGTGGCGGAGCACTCGGGCGGGCACTACGTGGCGTGCTCGGGCTCCACCAAGGACGCTTACCAGGACTTCCTGCACGACCGCTGCCAGGACCTGCTCGAGGACCAGCAGGACGCCCCCGCTATACAGCCGAAGGAGGAAGACATGCGATAG